The genomic stretch acttatccaacattctgccggcccgtttatgttggataagtgagactctactgtaccttttctTGTAGCACAGATAGTAGATTGAAGAGGGGTCTTAAAAATATTCAGTCAACAgacctgtagaattctgggttTTGGCACAGAACctctctggatgagcagtttaaaagCCTCTCCATAAACTACAAAACATCTGATGACCAAGCAAATGAAGAATAAAACAAACATCAGtcactatggataaaaagggggTTGGGCATATGAAATTACATGATTTCAAAGCCgcttaataaagtgcatggacagtgTCAGAGAGTCAGCTGGGATAATGTGGGATAGGATAAACAGGAAGGGAAATAAAGTGCTGAGAACGAATGTATCAGTAATAAGGGTCGATCATGTTTAAAAGCACACTGAGAGAGCCATGTCTTCAGTTGTTTGATGAAGGCAGATAGGGTTGGGGCCAGGGTTGGATTTTGGttttgtgtatatgaaatgtaaatcaagtgtgtctgctgttttgcaagtgtgtgtttcagcaataaaacagttaacagcaggccagtttgactgacaacctgctgtgacctatgagacttgatttccggccttggaggtcggaacttccttcggactaaggaatgtgctttcttatctgttCTGTTGAACTGAGAGCCGAGCCGAGCCGAAGAATGCCGGCTTCTAGTGATGGACTTTGCTGCaattgtaaatatctttgtaaatattaaataagtgtttgaacttcagactgcagatgtctttgagtctgacattggaggaattggtgagggcagaagttcaccaattcgTCAGGGTGCTGGTCCAGAGCTGACtgatcgatggtgtttgaagaaacccacccacacgcaccctgacccctggctctGCATCTTGACATTCTTCTCATCTGATAGATGACTTTACTTGTATCATTAGGACAGGATGAATCCCCTTTGTTCCGTTCTCTTCAAATCAGTAACGTGCTCCACCTTTGTGGTGTTTATATGACAGAGGGAGAAGCTGCCCTTGCATTGAATGCCATGTTCTTGCTTCTTTGCTTGCAGAAACGGGCCTACAAGAGCTACGTGCGGGCGCTGCCCATGCTGAAGCGGATGGGGATCAGCTCCATCATCCTTCGCAAGAGCATCGGGGCTTTGGAGGTGGCCTGCGGCATCGTGATGACGCTGGTCCCCGGGCGCCCCAAGGACGTGGCCAATTTCTTGCTCCTGCTGCTGGTCCTGGCGGTGCTCTTCTTCCACCAGCTGGTGGGGGACCCTCTCAAGCGCTACGCCCACGCCTTGGTCTTTGGCATCCTGCTCACCTGCCGCCTGCTCATTGCCCGCCAGCCCGAGGAGCAGCCGCTGGAGAAGAGGACCCTGGCCGTGAACGGAGAGGAGCAACCACTTCTCGCAGAAGGGGAGTCGGAGAAGGGCAAAATCAAGGTCTCCTAGTGGGGCCTTTGAGGGACACACGGACCCTCCATGCAGCTCTTTTCCCCAAAACATCTAAGAAAAAAATgcgtttcttttcctttttggttCCGTAAAGGGTTGCATATCGGAGCATGGGGCGAACCTTAAGTTTGCCAACTCAACAGCAACTTGGCTTGTGCACTCCAAACCTCTACAGCTGCCCTCTGCTGCACCCCCCACGTGTGTAGATATGATTTAATTGTAAAATGGTTCTCGAGGGGAATAAGTGTACCTTGTGtcgggtgtgtatgtgtgtgttttgtgcattggtTGGTTCGGAAAGATTGCTCGATGGCGGAATCACCTAAATTGCCTCTGACCCAATCCAGATTCTTTAGGAGCAAAAGGAGTGGGAAGGAAGCTCCGAATCCTGCGCTTGTCAACTTCCCTCGTTCTTTCCCCTCTTTGCCCAGCATTGGAGCGATGGACATTTATTTCTTGCTTCACATGAGCCAAGTGGTAACTCCCACACATCTCTCTCCACAGAGAATAAAGAATGTTGTATacccaataatgatgatgatgataataataataataataataataataataataataataatcacctgcAGTTATTTCAGTCTCCCAGGTCTGTCTGTGCTACTCTCACAAGATCCAAGACTTCTCCGCATTACCCAACACATTAACCTGCTTTTCCTGCCGTCCATTCACTCTCTAACTTTATGGAGTGACGGGTTACTGTGGGTGGGTTGGAGCCTGGCACTAGGGACGAGCAAACCTGAAAAATCAGATGATAGTGAAGTTGCTCTTAAGATGCTCTTCACCTTGGAGggggaatgaagaaggaaaaagggaaactGTCATTAAGGAACACGTCTCTTAAATGTATGTTGCCTTTCTCGGTAGTGTCCGGTTgcattcctcccttctttttctccccttaatttataaaaaaataataaacctttttaaaatttggaGGAAACCTGCCTCGTATATTGTCGGATTTTACATGTGCGTGATATACTTATAtacaggcattccccaagttacaaacaaaataggttctatgtattgtcgaaggctttcatggccagaatcactgggttgcggtaATGGTCATGTTCTGAAATGGCAAAGGCTTTTaggcaatgagacaaagagagtacCAAGTGCTGCAGAAAAATGAAAGTTTATGCTCAGTGGCCACAGAGAATAAGCATAGGaagtatgccgtcacacccaggcaccttttaaagctttaagatgtgcttcttcctttgcccaggtgaactgcagggccttacttagaagctctggaaatcccagaaaCCAAAAACACTTCAAGATgaacaatccaacaaaattttattttcacaaagtccatggcagacttggcacacgtaattaaggttgcaaatataaacagtcaacttataaaaccttgcaagtgttcctttctttcttttccctcttagttgctggtttaacttcctccaaaggcgaagagatcctgagatcctctttacctgagccctgagctatcagaaagagcaggtctataactatctaagcttcAAGCTAGTTTATGAGGCgaagtaggtagaacttcctccagtggcagagaaatcctgagatattctctgccccagtgctaagctactatttttagaaagaacaggtctttccctatctatgctcaACACTGGTTTTAagggcaggtcagtacttacgatggctttgtcagagttggcctggcttggccacacaagttctaagttctttcttcttcaatcTAGAAGGCAttagaggcttctcaaaatggagccttctttccccaggaaaaggggcggtctccagaacaatacatttgcaggctgcaagcagcaacgctttgcaaacaggctacaaactctgctaatggttgaactatcaggttgctgcagaatctgcaacagccctggaagaaatgcaaacaggtgctattcctgcaactatgggcaacttttaaaATCAAAACCCTGGGAGACGAAACAGGAAGGACCCTTTCCTATAATCAGGAAAGCAAGGGTAACGAACAAAGAAACACAACGGTTTTTATAACCTTTATAATGATATGCATGCGTCAtattaggcattatccatcaccaattagtgtcaaaaaagtcttacttttgcactttactgaaagctacttttgcatttttctaaaacataggctactttcaagacctctgaccttccattaggccttatctaaggaattcccctATCTAGGCTTTCTAGGGGTCCCATTAACTGAGGGATTTCCCTATCCAGGCTTTTTAGGGTCCATTAGCACCCTTCATGGCGCCAGGTTACCTTAAACTTATTTTGACAAcccaaagccttaatttgtcttctGTCCACTGACACGAAAGCTTATCTAGCTTGTTGACTCTTTAACATATGTCTCTGCCATTCAATATatggtttccaatacaagtattatattttcccaatacaccatcagttccaaaagcattatctcttgatgtttcacccacatctatgacaggcatccttagagcttgtgaggtctgttctaTGTGTtcttgaaggcattcatggctggaatcactgggtttctgtgagttttccgggctgtcctgtcatgttccagaagcattctctcctgacattttgcccatatctatgataggcattctcagaggttgtgagatctgttggaaactagacaattagggtttatatatttatatatttatgtccaacctggacatagaatattatttgacatcacagaaatgctggaccgctctcacaaccaccatgtcagacgacatagagaagtcattgaaacccacaagcatgtggacaatttcaacagaaagtaggaaaccatgaaaatgtacaaaatctagctaccaatataaaatcaggacagtaaataaagagcaacactcaaa from Anolis carolinensis isolate JA03-04 unplaced genomic scaffold, rAnoCar3.1.pri scaffold_12, whole genome shotgun sequence encodes the following:
- the tmem35a gene encoding novel acetylcholine receptor chaperone gives rise to the protein MASPRTVTIVALSVALGLFFVFMGTIKLTPRLSKDAYNEMKRAYKSYVRALPMLKRMGISSIILRKSIGALEVACGIVMTLVPGRPKDVANFLLLLLVLAVLFFHQLVGDPLKRYAHALVFGILLTCRLLIARQPEEQPLEKRTLAVNGEEQPLLAEGESEKGKIKVS